The sequence below is a genomic window from Candidatus Poribacteria bacterium.
GCAATCATCCCAGTGAAGGCGGGAAAACAGGTTGCGAACACCGTCCCGAAGCTATCTCCGTTTTCAATGCGTGCAGTAATATCCAGACCGTTGGGCTGTATGGATTCAGGCCCCTGACCGAGAAAAAACGTCGCTATTGATGCTCCGAGGATTGCACTGATACCCCAGAGTGCCGACACCCCTATGTCTGCGCCTTTCGTCAACATGAGTGCGATGAGCAATATGGTACACGGGACACTCACCGCTCGCGGGTCAAGACTGAATTCATAGGTGTCTAAGATCCACTGATAGATAGGAACAAAAGCTTCGGCAAATGCTACCATATAGAAAGCGACCGAGATCGCTTGGGAAAAATACAAGGCGAGTCCGATCGCCCCTCCAATGCTGGTGCCAAAGGAGCGGCTCACAATATAATAGGCACCCCCGCCTGCGACACGGCGGTTGGTTGCAATTTCCGATACTGCTAACACTGTGGGAATGGTGACCAAATGCCCGAGGAGGATAATGATGAGGCTCCCCCAGAGTCCAACATTCGCTACAGCATAACCGAATCGTAAAAAAAGAATGGCACCGAGGATGGTTGTAATTGAAGTAAGAAACACTGGAGCCGTCCCAAAGCCGTGTCCTCGTTGAGATGACGTAGTTTTGGATCCGGAGTGTTGTCTGCTTTTTGAAAACACTACTCGTTTTCCTTTCGTTTAAATGTAAGTGGGAATATCAACAGATACTTGTAGTGCCATTTGTCTGTCGGTAGTTTGCTATTATACCCCAAAGCCCAATTATAGTAAAGCCCATAATTACGTCACTTACCCCTTATAAAATTACTGACTCACCTGTTTCTCAATAGAAGCCATCACTTTCTGAAGCGAAGTCAGAAGTTCAGATAAAAAATCTTGGGGAGGGACGAGTATTATTTCGATTCTCCGGTTTTTCGCTTTGGCTTCGGGCGTATCAGCGGCATCTATCGGTTGGTAGAAGGCATACCCTGTCGCTGCCATACGTTGTGCATCAACGCCAGCATGTACCTGCAAGTATTTCACAGCAGCGATTGCGCGCTCGGTGGAGAGGTTCCAGTTTTGGATTTCAGAACCTGCAATCGGTGTGTCATCCGTGTGTCCCTCAACCCGCACTGCGTAATCTGAATAATGAGTATTCAGCAAGACTTCTTGAGAAATCGCGTCTAAAAGTGCCTTTCCTTCCGGGCTCAGCGTAGCCTTTCCTGTTTCAAAGAGAATCTTCCCTTTTACGTCAAGTTTCAACCGCCCAGCATTATCTAACA
It includes:
- a CDS encoding OmpA family protein, with product LDNAGRLKLDVKGKILFETGKATLSPEGKALLDAISQEVLLNTHYSDYAVRVEGHTDDTPIAGSEIQNWNLSTERAIAAVKYLQVHAGVDAQRMAATGYAFYQPIDAADTPEAKAKNRRIEIILVPPQDFLSELLTSLQKVMASIEKQVSQ